The following nucleotide sequence is from Coffea eugenioides isolate CCC68of chromosome 3, Ceug_1.0, whole genome shotgun sequence.
ATCAACGCCAAAAAGTCGTCTGTCCTTCCTTGCACTTGGGCTGGTATTTCCTGCATTGACGGAAGAGTCAACAGATTGAACCTTTCAGATTGGAGCATTCAAGGTAGCCTCTATGATTTCCCATTCTCATCCCTCCCAAATCTTGAATATCTTGATCTCAGCCAGAATCAGATCTTTGGCAGTATACCTAAACAAATAGGTAACTTGTCGAAGCTCAGTTATCTTAATTTCTATGCTAATGAATTGTCACAAGAAATCCCGCCTGAAATTTGCAACTTGACAAACTTGACTCATTTAGATTTTGGAAGTAATCAACTTTCAGGTCCCATTCCTGTGGCCATGGGGAATCTGATCTCACTTCAGTTTCTTTACTTGTGTCAAAATAATCTTACAGGTGCACTTCCAGAGTCACTAGGCAATTTAACCAATTTGATTATACTATATATCTATGAAAATCAACTTTCAGGTTCAATTTCCAAAGAAATTGGTGATCTGAAATTCCTTACCGACATGGAATTATCTGACAATCAACTTAATGGTTTCATTCCTGCTTCAATTGGTAACTTGAGTGCCTTAGAAGTACTGTAtctccaaaacaatcaattttCTGGTTCAATTCCGGTCACTTTTGGTAATCTCAATAGGCTGGTGAATCTAAGCCTGGACCAAAATCACCTATCTGGTTCCATTCCTCCAGTGATAGGGAATTTGAGCTCACTTCAGTTTCTTTACTTGAATCAAACTAATCTCACTGGTGCAATCCCAAAGTCACTAGGTAATTTGACTAATTTGATTGAACTGGACCTCTCAGACAATCAATTTTCTGGTTCAATTCCTGTTTCAATTGGTAACTTGAATAACTTGGAAAAACTGTTTCTCCCAAACAATCAATTTTCTGGTACCATTCCACAAGAGCTTGGAAACCTGAGTAAGTTGGTTTTTTTGGAATTGTATAGAAATCAGTTCTCCGGTCCATTGCCAGAACTATTATGTCAAAGTGGAATTCTCCAAAAAATTTCTGTACGCGAGAACATGCTTACCGGTCCAATCCCTAAAAGCTTGCAAAACTGCTCAAGCTTAGTTAGGGCCCATTTCAACGGTAACCGTTTCGAAGGAAACTTATCAGAAATGTTTGGAATCTATCCAGTCCTGGATTTCATTGATCTTAGCAATAACAAATTCTATGGGAAACTCTCCAGCAACTGGGGTAAATGCAAAATGCTGGAAACCCTTATAGTTGCAAAGAACAACATCACTGGTGGTATACCTCCAGAAATTGGAAATTTGACTCAACTACACAAACTTGATCTTTCTTCGAATTATTTATCAGGGGAGATACCAAGGGAAGTTGGGAAGTTAGCTTCCATGCTTAAACTAGATTTACATGACAACCAGCTTACTGGTGGTATACCTCAGGAATTGGGTGTGTTAATGGAATTTCTAGACCTGTCCAAAAACTCCTTGAGTGGAACTCTACCCGAAAATTTGGGTGATATGAAGCACTTGTTTCACATGAACTTGAGCAATAATGTTTTAAGTCAAAAGATTCCATTGCAGATTGGGAGTTAACCCAACTTTCTGAACTGGATTTGAGTCAAAATTTCTTCACAGGAGAGATACCATCTGAGTTTCAAAATTTGCAGAGTTTGGGGACATTGGATCTCTCCCAAAATAACCTCTCTGGTTTGATCCCAAAGGCTTTGGCAGAATTGCCTGGTTTATTGCACATTAATCTTTCTTTTAATAATTTGGAGGGCCCAATTCCGAGTGGTAGAGCTTTTGTGAATCTAACCTTCGAAGAAGTAAAGGGAAATAAAGGTTTGTGTGGCAATATTACAGCGTTACGAGCCTGTGAAAGTTCCCGGTTGATTAAAAAGCATGTCAACGATAAAAGCAAGGAACTTGTTCTCATAATTGTATTACCTCTTCTGGGATCGTGCATACTTCTTGGTGCATTGTTCGGTGTTCTCAGATTGCGTGATCGGAGAAAACAAAATTCGAGAGCGGGAGATACGGAGGTGAATAAGGGCGGTTTATTTGCCATATGTGCTTATGATGGCAAAGCATTGTATAAAGAAATCGTGAGGTCTACAGAAGAGTTCAGTGAAACATTTTGCATTGGGAAAGGAGGTTGTGGAAGTGTTTACAAAGCACAGCTTCCATCAGGCGAGGTAGTAGCTGTAAAGAGACTTCACAACGTACCTAATGTGGCAAAGGATAAAAGTTTCTTGAATGAGATCAGGGCCTTGACAGAAATCAAGCATCGGAACATTGTGAAACTCTTTGGCTTCTGCTCAAATGCTCAGCATTCAATTTTGGTTTATGAGTACCTCGAAAGGGGAAGCTTGGCCAAAATCTTGAGCATAGAAGAAGAAGCTAAGGAACTAGACTGGCAAAAGAGGTTGAATATCGTCAAAGGCGTCGCTCATGCTTTATCTTACATGCATCATGATTGTTCACCACCAATTGTACACCGAGACATATCAAGCAACAACATTTTGCTTGATCCAGAATGTGAGGCTCATGTTTCAGATTTTGGCACTTCCAAGTTTCTCAGAAGAGACTCATCTAACTGGAGTTCTCTTGCAGGCACATATGGATATGTTGCACCGggtaaaaaagtttttttttccccttttcctgTCATTAATTTGTTAACTAGTAAATTCAAGTATGATCACGTAACATGAAAAAacattttccaactttctcttgCAGAATTTGCCTACACAATGAAAGTTAACGAGAAGTGTGATGTTTATAGCT
It contains:
- the LOC113764745 gene encoding MDIS1-interacting receptor like kinase 2-like isoform X1 codes for the protein MGSFKIISIFVLVVLLFPSFHPKCGASASAEEAAALLKWKASFQNQNNSFLTSWNLQSINAKKSSVLPCTWAGISCIDGRVNRLNLSDWSIQALRACESSRLIKKHVNDKSKELVLIIVLPLLGSCILLGALFGVLRLRDRRKQNSRAGDTEVNKGGLFAICAYDGKALYKEIVRSTEEFSETFCIGKGGCGSVYKAQLPSGEVVAVKRLHNVPNVAKDKSFLNEIRALTEIKHRNIVKLFGFCSNAQHSILVYEYLERGSLAKILSIEEEAKELDWQKRLNIVKGVAHALSYMHHDCSPPIVHRDISSNNILLDPECEAHVSDFGTSKFLRRDSSNWSSLAGTYGYVAPEFAYTMKVNEKCDVYSFGVLAMEVIKGKHPGDLIANLLSSKLEEIELKDLLDQRLLYPNQEIEKNLISILKLARECLHVDPQCRPTMLIISRYYQQQMI
- the LOC113764745 gene encoding MDIS1-interacting receptor like kinase 2-like isoform X2 — encoded protein: MGSFKIISIFVLVVLLFPSFHPKCGASASAEEAAALLKWKASFQNQNNSFLTSWNLQSINAKKSSVLPCTWAGISCIDGRVNRLNLSDWSIQALRACESSRLIKKHVNDKSKELVLIIVLPLLGSCILLGALFGVLRLRDRRKQNSRAGDTEVNKGGLFAICAYDGKALYKEIVRSTEEFSETFCIGKGGCGSVYKAQLPSGEVVAVKRLHNVPNVAKDKSFLNEIRALTEIKHRNIVKLFGFCSNAQHSILVYEYLERGSLAKILSIEEEAKELDWQKRLNIVKGVAHALSYMHHDCSPPIVHRDISSNNILLDPECEAHVSDFGTSKFLRRDSSNWSSLAGTYGYVAPEFAYTMKVNEKCDVYSFGVLAMEVIKGKHPGDLIANLLSSKLEEIELKDLLDQRLLYPNQEIEKNLISILKLARECLHVDPQCRPTMLIISRLISTC